In the Methylomonas rhizoryzae genome, one interval contains:
- a CDS encoding ArnT family glycosyltransferase encodes MMSNPLSSFALKPASAASLYRWGIFPLWALLTATLLFRPIIPLDETRYLSVAWEMWQRADFLVPYLNGQPYSHKPPLLFWLIHAGWSVFGINDWSPRLVGPLCSLLNLILIRTLAAKLWPNSPKVAWTSPWFLLGTLPWTLFATATMFDTLLTDCVLVGMLGLIAASQTAARLLGWSCFALATGLGLLAKGPVVLLYLLPCALTVRFWLQTVPERWFIHLVIALSAGMGLALCWAIPAAAAGGENYAGAILWHQTADRAAGTRIHARPFFLYLLFLPLLTFPWISWRPLWRGGQWQLIKSDPALRFCWLWLLSAFLLFSLLPSKQLHYLIPALPAFALICARYSSLPQTIGKRALESLPGLLLLAIGGLLALIPSLPGLADLRWAQSIEPTWGLSVAAIALTLTLYALVRGRLPIAAIAAAMTVSICIGFFYFFRDAGSQYDLRPAANFLKQLDEQQIPNAFIGDYQGQLHFLGRLTQPIAVIQPQQAKDWYRQHPNGYLLSVNREKPERAGFLQAHREYWLAFQNADDRLKPKPHKP; translated from the coding sequence ATGATGAGCAATCCCCTGTCCAGTTTTGCCCTTAAACCGGCATCCGCCGCTTCGCTTTACCGTTGGGGGATTTTTCCGCTATGGGCCTTGTTAACCGCGACCTTATTATTTCGCCCCATCATTCCTCTGGACGAGACCCGTTATCTCAGCGTCGCCTGGGAAATGTGGCAACGGGCCGACTTTTTGGTCCCCTATTTGAACGGCCAGCCTTACAGCCATAAACCGCCGCTGTTGTTCTGGCTGATCCATGCCGGCTGGTCGGTTTTCGGCATCAACGACTGGTCGCCGCGCCTGGTCGGACCGCTCTGCTCGCTATTGAATTTGATACTGATTCGCACGCTTGCCGCCAAACTTTGGCCAAACTCACCCAAAGTTGCATGGACTAGCCCTTGGTTTTTACTCGGCACTTTGCCGTGGACCTTGTTTGCCACGGCAACCATGTTCGATACCTTGCTCACCGACTGCGTGCTTGTCGGCATGCTGGGTTTAATCGCGGCGTCCCAAACCGCCGCCCGCTTACTCGGCTGGAGTTGTTTTGCCTTAGCGACCGGACTGGGCTTATTGGCTAAAGGCCCGGTGGTACTGCTGTATTTATTGCCGTGCGCGCTGACGGTTCGCTTTTGGTTGCAAACAGTACCTGAGCGCTGGTTCATTCATTTAGTGATCGCCCTATCGGCCGGCATGGGTTTGGCTTTGTGTTGGGCAATACCCGCAGCCGCAGCCGGCGGCGAAAATTATGCCGGTGCAATTTTATGGCATCAAACCGCGGACAGGGCTGCCGGCACTAGAATCCACGCCCGACCGTTTTTTTTATATTTGCTGTTTTTGCCGTTGCTGACTTTTCCCTGGATTAGTTGGCGGCCACTTTGGCGCGGCGGTCAATGGCAGTTAATCAAATCCGACCCGGCCTTGCGGTTTTGCTGGCTGTGGTTGTTAAGCGCTTTTTTATTGTTTTCGCTGCTGCCGAGCAAACAATTGCACTACTTGATTCCGGCATTGCCGGCCTTCGCATTAATTTGCGCCCGCTATTCAAGCCTGCCGCAAACAATCGGCAAGCGCGCACTGGAGTCGTTACCCGGCTTATTGTTGTTAGCGATAGGCGGGCTGCTAGCACTGATCCCAAGTTTACCCGGTTTGGCAGATCTGCGTTGGGCGCAATCAATCGAACCGACCTGGGGCTTGAGCGTCGCCGCCATCGCCCTAACGCTAACGCTTTACGCCTTAGTCCGCGGCCGCTTGCCGATAGCGGCAATCGCCGCCGCGATGACAGTCAGCATATGCATAGGGTTCTTTTACTTTTTTCGAGACGCCGGCTCGCAATACGATTTACGCCCCGCCGCCAATTTTTTAAAGCAATTGGACGAGCAACAGATACCCAACGCCTTTATCGGCGACTACCAAGGCCAGCTACATTTTCTAGGTCGACTGACTCAACCAATAGCCGTTATTCAACCGCAACAAGCCAAAGACTGGTACAGGCAACATCCCAACGGTTACCTGTTGTCGGTTAATCGGGAAAAGCCCGAGCGCGCCGGTTTTCTGCAAGCGCACCGCGAGTATTGGCTGGCGTTTCAAAACGCGGACGACCGCCTCAAACCCAAACCGCACAAGCCGTAA
- a CDS encoding glycosyltransferase family 2 protein: MKISVVVPVHNESENVAPLIDEIQQALSSLESCEIIFVDDGSTDDTLQTLLQIQNHCPLLRILTHQRSCGQSRAIHSGIVAAKYEWIATLDGDGQNDPADIANLILAYRQQPSDRLWMLAGHRHRRRDTGWRRFSSKFANGIRQAILHDDTPDTGCGLKLFRRDKFLSLPYFDHIHRFLPAMIQTAGGQVISVKVGHRSRSHGQSKYGTMDRLLAGIVDMLGVLWLRNRHSLPIVSEVKHG; the protein is encoded by the coding sequence ATGAAAATATCGGTCGTAGTTCCGGTGCATAACGAATCGGAGAACGTTGCTCCGCTGATAGATGAAATCCAACAAGCACTTAGCAGTCTGGAAAGCTGCGAAATCATTTTCGTCGACGACGGCAGTACCGACGACACCTTGCAAACACTATTGCAAATCCAAAACCATTGCCCGCTACTGCGCATCCTTACGCACCAACGCAGCTGCGGGCAAAGCCGCGCAATCCACAGCGGCATCGTCGCCGCCAAGTACGAATGGATAGCTACCCTGGACGGCGACGGGCAAAACGACCCTGCCGACATAGCGAATTTGATACTTGCTTACCGGCAACAACCATCGGACCGGCTTTGGATGTTGGCCGGCCACAGACATCGGCGCCGCGATACCGGCTGGCGGCGTTTTTCATCCAAATTCGCCAACGGCATCCGTCAGGCGATATTACACGACGACACCCCCGATACCGGCTGCGGCCTAAAATTGTTTCGGCGCGACAAATTTTTATCGCTACCCTATTTCGACCACATTCACCGGTTCCTGCCCGCCATGATACAAACGGCCGGCGGACAAGTGATTTCGGTAAAAGTCGGCCATAGATCCAGAAGCCACGGCCAATCCAAATACGGCACCATGGACCGCTTATTGGCAGGCATCGTC